The following are encoded together in the Pedobacter sp. D749 genome:
- a CDS encoding DUF2975 domain-containing protein, which translates to MKTQNQIRLIKMGYLATLLIVILFSLKDASKSFEEGYTDGGKGGVLGIVQGLFILIIMFFSSRVLVYLYRFINSIEMGSVFSTENTGRLTRMGWYCTMIPFLLFIYNAMVYANQLNNRQDVVFKIIENVDFQIWLLIFGLTLLTIAFVFRKGIELQQENDLTI; encoded by the coding sequence ATGAAAACGCAGAATCAAATTAGGTTAATTAAAATGGGTTATTTGGCAACACTTTTAATCGTAATACTGTTTTCGCTTAAAGATGCATCCAAGAGCTTTGAAGAAGGATATACAGACGGAGGCAAAGGCGGTGTATTGGGTATAGTACAGGGGTTATTTATATTGATCATTATGTTCTTTAGCTCAAGGGTATTGGTTTATCTCTATCGTTTTATTAATTCGATAGAGATGGGCAGTGTTTTTAGTACCGAAAATACAGGACGGCTTACGCGTATGGGATGGTATTGCACTATGATTCCATTTCTGCTGTTTATTTACAATGCTATGGTTTATGCAAATCAATTAAATAATCGCCAGGATGTAGTATTTAAGATAATTGAAAATGTTGATTTTCAGATTTGGCTATTGATTTTTGGTTTAACTCTTTTAACAATAGCATTTGTATTTAGAAAAGGAATTGAGTTACAACAAGAAAACGATTTAACAATATAA
- a CDS encoding helix-turn-helix transcriptional regulator — MPIIINLDVMLARRKMSLTELSERVGITMSNLSILKTGKAKAIRLETLESICAVLDCQPGDILEFRGE; from the coding sequence ATGCCTATAATTATAAATTTAGATGTAATGTTGGCCAGGCGTAAAATGTCGTTAACCGAATTAAGTGAACGGGTAGGGATTACGATGTCTAATTTATCGATATTAAAAACCGGTAAGGCAAAAGCAATCCGTTTAGAGACTTTGGAGTCTATCTGTGCAGTTTTAGATTGCCAACCTGGCGATATCCTTGAATTTAGAGGAGAGTAA
- the sucC gene encoding ADP-forming succinate--CoA ligase subunit beta: protein MNIHEYQGKQILKSFGVNVQEGIVADTPEQAVEAAKQLKIDYNSDWVVIKAQIHAGGRGKGGGVKLAKNLEEVKQRATDIIGMQLVTPQTGPEGKLVSKILVAQDVYYPGASETKEFYISVLLDRAKGRNIIMYSTEGGMDIEEVAEHTPHLIFKEEIDPKVGLQGFQARKIAFNLGVSGAAHKEMVKFVTALYKAYEATDSSMFEINPVLKTSDDKVIAVDAKVNLDENALFRHPDYAAMRDVTEEDPMEVEASASNLNFVNLDGNVGCMVNGAGLAMATMDIIKLAGGEPANFLDVGGTANAQTVKAAFNIILKDPNVKAILINIFGGIVRCDRVAQGVIDAYKEIGNIPVPIICRLQGTNAEEAKKLIDESGLQVYSAIALKEAADLVTKVLAEQA from the coding sequence ATGAATATTCACGAATACCAGGGTAAACAAATATTAAAAAGTTTCGGTGTTAACGTTCAAGAAGGAATAGTTGCCGATACTCCTGAGCAAGCTGTTGAGGCTGCTAAGCAACTTAAAATAGATTACAATTCTGACTGGGTTGTAATTAAAGCGCAAATCCATGCTGGTGGTCGCGGTAAAGGTGGTGGTGTTAAATTAGCCAAAAACCTTGAAGAAGTTAAACAACGTGCAACCGATATTATTGGTATGCAACTAGTTACTCCTCAAACCGGCCCAGAAGGTAAATTAGTGAGTAAAATTTTAGTGGCTCAGGATGTTTATTATCCAGGTGCTTCTGAAACCAAAGAGTTCTATATTTCAGTTTTGTTAGATCGTGCAAAAGGTCGCAATATCATCATGTACAGTACCGAAGGTGGTATGGATATCGAAGAAGTTGCCGAACATACGCCACACTTAATTTTCAAAGAAGAAATTGATCCTAAAGTTGGCTTACAAGGTTTCCAGGCCCGTAAAATAGCTTTCAACTTAGGTGTTAGCGGAGCTGCACATAAAGAAATGGTTAAATTTGTAACTGCTTTATACAAAGCTTACGAAGCTACAGATTCTTCAATGTTCGAAATTAACCCGGTATTAAAAACTTCTGATGACAAAGTAATTGCTGTTGATGCTAAAGTTAATTTAGATGAAAACGCATTATTCCGTCACCCTGATTACGCAGCAATGCGCGATGTAACAGAAGAAGATCCAATGGAAGTTGAAGCAAGTGCTAGTAACTTAAACTTCGTTAACCTTGATGGTAACGTAGGTTGTATGGTTAACGGTGCTGGTTTGGCAATGGCAACCATGGATATTATTAAATTGGCTGGTGGTGAACCTGCTAACTTTCTAGACGTTGGTGGAACTGCAAATGCGCAAACAGTTAAAGCAGCTTTCAACATTATTTTGAAAGATCCAAACGTTAAAGCAATTTTGATCAACATTTTCGGTGGTATCGTTCGTTGCGACCGTGTTGCTCAGGGTGTAATTGATGCTTATAAAGAAATTGGTAATATCCCTGTGCCAATTATCTGCCGTTTACAAGGTACAAATGCTGAAGAAGCTAAAAAATTAATCGATGAGTCTGGCTTACAGGTTTACTCAGCAATCGCTTTAAAAGAAGCTGCTGATTTAGTAACTAAAGTATTGGCTGAACAAGCGTAA
- a CDS encoding ferritin-like domain-containing protein produces the protein MKTQNSAYWTNYFSNNSKINRIDWTLKPEISDLEKQNILKSLQAWQLGETSEGKHLIHASKKYAAAINDYEYLTAVKLFIKEEQKHGNNLGIYLDLIEEKRIKKNWGDTLFRKIRYFNTNMELWTIAVITVESAAQIFYQALKDATNCTLLKQICTDILIDEAAHITFQRERLYIIFNQKNAFMKWIAYHAYSCFFICTSLVVWQAHKTLFKAGKLNFYRYLNKMKYKLSKVAGSAVLNEKEKQQTLSFKELNQNLL, from the coding sequence ATGAAAACACAAAACTCAGCATATTGGACCAATTACTTCTCAAACAACAGCAAAATTAATAGGATCGATTGGACACTTAAACCGGAAATTTCTGATTTAGAAAAACAAAACATACTAAAGTCTCTGCAAGCCTGGCAGCTAGGGGAAACGTCGGAAGGCAAACATTTAATCCATGCATCAAAAAAATATGCAGCAGCAATAAATGATTACGAATACCTAACGGCGGTAAAACTGTTTATAAAGGAAGAGCAAAAACATGGAAATAACTTAGGTATATACCTTGATTTAATTGAAGAAAAAAGAATTAAAAAAAATTGGGGAGACACATTATTCCGGAAAATAAGATACTTCAACACCAACATGGAGCTTTGGACAATCGCAGTAATTACCGTAGAAAGCGCCGCACAAATATTTTACCAGGCACTAAAAGATGCCACAAATTGCACATTGCTCAAACAAATCTGTACTGATATACTAATTGATGAGGCTGCTCACATTACTTTTCAAAGAGAACGTTTGTATATCATTTTTAATCAGAAGAATGCTTTCATGAAATGGATTGCTTATCATGCCTATTCGTGCTTCTTCATCTGTACAAGTTTAGTGGTTTGGCAGGCACATAAAACATTATTTAAAGCAGGTAAGCTTAACTTTTATCGCTATTTAAACAAGATGAAATATAAATTAAGTAAGGTTGCAGGTAGCGCTGTACTTAATGAAAAAGAAAAGCAACAGACACTTTCATTTAAAGAATTAAATCAAAATCTTTTATAA